The following DNA comes from Burkholderia sp. HI2500.
TCGCACCGCGCGGCTGGCAGACCTACTTTCTCGCGCACGAGCTGATCCATCACCGGCAGGCCGAAGTGCTCGGCAACCTGGCCGTCGCGACCCGGCCGCGCTGGCTGATCGAAGGGATGGCGTATTCGCTCAGCGACGATCCGCGCCACCCGCTGGCGGAGCCGTTCGAAGCGTGGCGCACGCATTTTGCCGCCTGGAATGCGGCGCGCGGTGCGCAGCCGCTGTGGGATGCCGCCCGGGCGGTCGAATAGCGCGGCGAGACGTTGAACCATCACCGCGCACGCCGACACGCCGCACCGGCCGACGCACCATGACATCTTGGCGCGGCTACGCCGGCGCGCCCGGATCGTCGCGCCCGGCGGTGAGCGTTTCCCGCGCGGCGGCGAGGATCTCGTCGGCCAGCGCCGGATCGGTGCCGGCGATCGCGCGCGACAGCACGAGCGCGCCGACCATCTGGCTGAAGACCGCGACCGCATCGCGACGCGTCTGCGCCGGCGTCGCGCCTTCCGTGGCCACCATCCGTTCCAGCCGATCGAGGTACGTGGCGAGGCCGTGCGCGTAGCGCGCGCGTGCCGCATCGGTCAGTCGCGGCGCATCGCCGGCGAAACCGGACAGCGGGCATCCGGCCTCGACGTTGTCGCGATGCGCGGCCGACAGATACAACGCCACCTGCGCATCGAGACTGCCGGCATTCGGCGAATCCGCCCGGTCCTGCATTGCCTTTTCCATCACCTCGGCGACCAGCGCGTCCTTCGACTTGAAGTGGTTGTAGAAGCCGCCCTGCGTGAAGCCGGCTTCCTTCATCAGCTCCGTGAGCCCGACCGCGTCGACGCCGCGCGCGCGGAACAGCCGCTCGGCGGCCGCGACGATCGCGCTCCGGTTCTCGGCAGCCTGCTGTCTTGACACGCCCATAGATCCCTCCCTGATTTTGTCGATCGCGTCGATTGGAAAGCACAATGGCGATCACCATTGACATGCCCGAAGGGCGAGAACACAATGCATCGCAAAGACGATGGTGATCGACATTGACATCGAGTGTAGCCGACTTGGCGGCGGGCGCAAAGCCGCGACCGGAACACCGGATGGCAAGCGGTCGGGGTCTTGGGCGCCGCCGGGTCACGGGCAGCGGGCGGCTCGCCGTCTGCCGGCGGCGGCGCCACGATTCGGCAAGCAAAGGGCAGGCTGGTTT
Coding sequences within:
- a CDS encoding TetR/AcrR family transcriptional regulator; amino-acid sequence: MGVSRQQAAENRSAIVAAAERLFRARGVDAVGLTELMKEAGFTQGGFYNHFKSKDALVAEVMEKAMQDRADSPNAGSLDAQVALYLSAAHRDNVEAGCPLSGFAGDAPRLTDAARARYAHGLATYLDRLERMVATEGATPAQTRRDAVAVFSQMVGALVLSRAIAGTDPALADEILAAARETLTAGRDDPGAPA